One genomic window of Elaeis guineensis isolate ETL-2024a chromosome 2, EG11, whole genome shotgun sequence includes the following:
- the LOC105061105 gene encoding cysteine desulfurase, mitochondrial: MASAKHLSVLRRALPAGRLLSTAAASAAPLPVEDAAEDVISMKGVRISGRPLYLDMQATTPVDPRVLDAMLPFYLSRFGNPHSRTHLYGWESDAAVEAARSQVAALVGANPKEIFFTSGATESNNISVKGVMHFYRDKKRHVVTTQTEHKCVLDSCRHLQQEGFEVTYLPVGPDGLVDLDRLAAAIRPGTGLVSVMAVNNEIGVVQPLEEIGRICKEKGVPFHTDAAQALGKIPIDVEKMGIGLMSLSGHKIYGPKGVGALYLRRRPRIRVEPQMSGGGQERGIRSGTVPTPLVVGMGAACEIATKEMDYDGRRIAALQERLLNGIRSRLDGVVINGSVEHRYPGNLNLSFAYVEGESLLMGLKEVAVSSGSACTSASLEPSYVLRALGVDEDMAHTSIRFGIGRFTTEAEIDRAIELTVKQVEKLREMSPLYEMVKEGIDLKSIQWAQH, translated from the coding sequence ATGGCCAGCGCGAAGCACCTCTCCGTCCTCCGCCGCGCCCTCCCCGCCGgtcgcctcctctccaccgccgcGGCCTCCGCAGCTCCTCTTCCGGTGGAGGACGCGGCGGAGGACGTCATCTCCATGAAGGGAGTCCGCATCTCCGGCCGCCCCCTCTACCTCGACATGCAGGCCACCACCCCCGTCGACCCCCGCGTCCTCGACGCCATGCTCCCCTTCTACCTCTCCCGCTTCGGCAATCCCCATTCCCGCACCCACTTGTACGGCTGGGAGTCCGACGCCGCTGTCGAGGCCGCCCGCTCCCAGGTCGCCGCCCTCGTCGGCGCCAACCCCAAGGAGATTTTCTTCACTTCTGGCGCCACGGAGTCCAACAACATCTCCGTCAAGGGCGTCATGCACTTCTATCGCGACAAGAAGCGCCATGTCGTCACCACCCAGACCGAGCATAAGTGCGTCCTCGACTCCTGCCGCCACCTTCAGCAAGAGGGCTTCGAGGTTACCTACCTCCCCGTCGGCCCCGACGGCCTTGTCGACCTCGACCGCCTCGCCGCCGCCATCCGCCCGGGCACAGGCCTCGTCTCCGTCATGGCCGTCAACAACGAGATTGGCGTCGTCCAGCCCCTCGAGGAGATCGGCCGCATATGTAAGGAAAAAGGCGTCCCCTTTCACACCGATGCCGCCCAGGCGCTCGGCAAAATTCCTATTGATGTCGAGAAGATGGGGATCGGTCTCATGTCCCTCAGCGGGCACAAGATCTACGGGCCCAAGGGCGTTGGCGCCCTCTACCTCCGCCGCCGCCCCCGGATCCGGGTGGAGCCCCAGATGAGCGGTGGCGGCCAGGAGCGCGGCATTCGCAGCGGCACCGTCCCCACGCCGCTTGTCGTCGGGATGGGTGCTGCCTGCGAGATCGCCACGAAGGAAATGGACTACGATGGCCGCCGCATTGCCGCCCTCCAGGAGCGGCTCCTCAACGGAATCCGGTCGCGGCTCGATGGCGTGGTGATCAACGGGAGCGTCGAGCATCGGTATCCGGGGAATTTGAACCTCTCGTTCGCGTACGTGGAGGGGGAGAGTTTGCTGATGGGGCTGAAGGAGGTGGCGGTGTCGAGCGGGAGCGCGTGCACCAGCGCCAGCCTCGAGCCGTCCTATGTGCTAAGGGCGCTCGGGGTGGACGAGGACATGGCTCACACCTCGATCCGGTTCGGTATTGGGAGGTTCACCACCGAGGCCGAGATCGACCGGGCGATAGAGCTCACTGTGAAGCAAGTAGAGAAGCTGAGAGAGATGAGCCCGCTATATGAGATGGTAAAGGAAGGGATTGATCTCAAGAGCATCCAGTGGGCGCAACATTGA